CAAGCGCAAAGGTCTCGCGATCTCCGCGCTGAACGAGCTGGAGGGCAAACGCGTGGGCTGTTTCCCCGGCGCTTCGATGCAGATGTTTGCGCGCGAAATCCTGCGCGCCGCGAACGTAGACGTGGCCAAAGTCTCGCTGATCCAGGCGCCGGTCAACGCGCAACATATGCTTCTTGAGTCCGCGCAAATTGACGCGCTGATCACGGTCGAACCTTATGTGACCGCCGCGCTGATGGCCGGCACGGGCGAGATGCTCAGCCCCGCGCCCCGCCCCACCTTGCTCTGGACACCCTTTCCGGCCGGCACCGACGTCGCCGAGCGCTCCTGGTCCGACGCGCACCCGGACCTCTATCGGCGGTGCCGGGAAGCGTTGCGGTCAGCGATCGCTCACATTCGTACTCGCGAGCCGGAAGCCCGCGCCGTACTCCCACGCCATGCGCCGGTCGAGCCCGCGATCGCCGAGCGCATCAGTCTGTATTTGTGGCCGGAGCGACCCGATGTCCAGTCAGTGCAACGTTTGGCCGACCTTCTGCACTCGCACCAGCAACTGACCCGCCCAGTGAACGTGTCCTCGA
The DNA window shown above is from Kiritimatiellia bacterium and carries:
- a CDS encoding ABC transporter substrate-binding protein produces the protein MKSDPLESISPLSRQCATVFSGSRKLERRRFLRDAALVLACSAAGSCRPRSPTQNELRAGYVPAASALPLFVALEQRLFDGAGIRVVARQYPQTSEVIQALLAGQLDIACGVGWPTILAAAVDNPTRFRCFHPFYETASAAALAVLKRKGLAISALNELEGKRVGCFPGASMQMFAREILRAANVDVAKVSLIQAPVNAQHMLLESAQIDALITVEPYVTAALMAGTGEMLSPAPRPTLLWTPFPAGTDVAERSWSDAHPDLYRRCREALRSAIAHIRTREPEARAVLPRHAPVEPAIAERISLYLWPERPDVQSVQRLADLLHSHQQLTRPVNVSSMLDD